In the Pleuronectes platessa chromosome 23, fPlePla1.1, whole genome shotgun sequence genome, TCATGTGCCCTCTGTGCAGACAGGCACTCAGAGGATCCTGGTGCTCACGCTAGAATTAAACTTTTAAGGGGCTTTACTCCACTCTGGTCAAATAGTGAATGGCAGAAGTGAAACTCTTCCAAAACCCCTAATGGAGAAGAGTTCAACAAATGTAAGAACATTGCGTTCGTGAAGTTAAACCATTGTTCCCTCCCCGGGGTTCAGGACCTCCAAGGGGCCATCAGGACAATGAGAACTTTCAGAATAAACAAATGCACTGATGCACCATCCCACCTCTCCATTATCCCTCAGGAGTCGACCATTGAACTGATCTTTGCTGCCTTTGCCACCACCGCCAGCGCCAGCACCTCCCTCATCATGCAGCTCCTCCGCCACCCTGCCGTCCTGGAGCGgctgagggaggagctgaggaccAGGGGCCTCCTCCAGAACGGCTGCCTGTGCCCCGGGGAGCTGAGGCTGGACACCATCGTGAGCCTCAAGTACCTGGACTGTGTGATCAAGGAGGTGCTGAGACTGTACACGCCCGTGTCAGGGGCCTATCGGACCGCCATGCAAACCTTCGAGCTCGACGTGAGTGAGACTGTGGACGATACATTCATATCTCTATCACTTCTACTTCTGTGCTCCTCATGCTCAATGACGTTCTTTGCAAATTTGATGTTTTCAGCTTTGTTTCCCTCTTCAGGCTGACGACAGACTAACTGACTGGTTCTAGTCCCAAATTGGGAAAAGACCCTGCCGACCTTATAAGAAATTGTGTGGCAGTGAAAGCTCACACTTGTCTGTCGTTTGTCTCCAGGGAGTCCAGATTCCCAAAGGCTGGAGCGTGATGTACAGCATCCGGGACACCCATGACACGTCCGCGGTATTCAAAGACGTGGACGCGTTCGACCCCGACCGCTTCAGCCAGGAGCGGGGGGAGGACAAAGAGGGACGCTTCCACTACCTGCCGTTCGGAGGTGGCACCCGGTCCTGTCTGGGCAAGCAGCTCGCCACCCTCTTCCTCCGCATCCTCGCCATCGAGCTGGCCAGCACCAGCCGCTTCGAGCTGGCCACCCGGGAGTTCCCCCGCGTGGTCACGGTACCCGTGGTCCACCCGGTCGACGGGCTGAAGGTCAAGTTCTACGGCCTGGACTCCAACCAGAACGAAATCATGGCCAAGACAGAAGAGCTGCTGGGAGCAACAGTTTGAAGGGCGGCGAGTTGACGAGTGGGCgcggggtgggaggggggggtgagtgATCGATGAGATCTTGAGGGAGAAGttggaaagaaggaaagaaggaattTCAGAGTTATATTTTCTTCTCCACCTTTTTTCGGCCGAGTTggaggttttcttttttcagactaaaagaaaagcagaggtCTTTGTCTCTCGTTACAGCTGAAGATGAGG is a window encoding:
- the LOC128429770 gene encoding cytochrome P450 26B1 isoform X2, which gives rise to MLFDSFDLVSALATLAACLVSMALLLAVSQQLWQLRWTATRDKNCKLPMPKGSMGFPFIGETCHWLLQVFAKVFSHEALESYLPKIQQVIQESLRVWSSNPEPINVYRESQRLSFTMAVRVLLGFRVSEEEMRHLFSTFQDFVDNLFSLPIDLPFSGYRKGIRARDTLQKSIEKAIREKPLCSQGKDYSDALDVLMESAKENGTELTMQELKESTIELIFAAFATTASASTSLIMQLLRHPAVLERLREELRTRGLLQNGCLCPGELRLDTIVSLKYLDCVIKEVLRLYTPVSGAYRTAMQTFELDGVQIPKGWSVMYSIRDTHDTSAVFKDVDAFDPDRFSQERGEDKEGRFHYLPFGGGTRSCLGKQLATLFLRILAIELASTSRFELATREFPRVVTVPVVHPVDGLKVKFYGLDSNQNEIMAKTEELLGATV